The following are encoded together in the Sediminitomix flava genome:
- a CDS encoding nucleotide sugar dehydrogenase, translated as MKEIKNICCIGAGYVGGPTMAVIALKNPQIKVNIVDINADRIAAWNGDDLDKLPIYEPGLKEIVAETRNKNLFFSTDISKGIDDADMIFISVNTPTKTYGKGKGQAADLKYIELCARQIAEVAKDDKIVVEKSTLPVRTAEALKSILENTGNGVKFEILSNPEFLAEGTAVEDLLAPDRVLIGGDNTVTGQEAKDALTSVYGSWVPKDRILQTNVWSSELSKLTANAFLAQRISSINAMSALCEETEADVDEVAKAIGMDTRIGAKFLKSSVGFGGSCFQKDILNLVYIAKSYGLQEVADYWEQVIILNDYQKRRFADKIIRESYNTVNGKRIAFFGWAFKKDTNDTRESAAIYVADYLLDEQADIVVYDPKVSTEQIYADLEYLNTHSAEEIRSRVKVVSSPYEAVEKAHAVAVLTEWDEFVTYDWEKIYDEMLKPANVFDGRNILKKDQLEGLGFKVFNIGK; from the coding sequence ATGAAAGAAATCAAGAATATCTGCTGTATTGGAGCTGGCTATGTTGGAGGACCGACAATGGCCGTAATCGCATTAAAAAATCCACAAATTAAAGTAAACATTGTAGATATCAATGCTGATCGTATTGCAGCTTGGAATGGTGATGATCTAGATAAATTACCTATTTATGAGCCTGGCTTAAAAGAGATAGTAGCTGAAACTCGTAATAAAAATCTATTCTTCTCGACTGATATTAGCAAAGGTATTGATGATGCTGATATGATCTTTATTTCTGTAAATACACCTACAAAGACATACGGAAAAGGAAAGGGTCAGGCAGCAGACTTGAAATATATTGAGCTTTGTGCTCGTCAGATTGCAGAAGTAGCAAAAGATGACAAAATTGTTGTAGAGAAATCTACACTTCCTGTTCGTACTGCAGAAGCCTTAAAAAGCATCTTAGAGAATACAGGTAATGGTGTGAAATTCGAAATCTTATCAAATCCTGAGTTTTTAGCAGAAGGAACTGCTGTGGAAGATCTTTTAGCTCCAGATCGAGTTTTGATCGGAGGTGATAATACCGTGACTGGTCAAGAAGCGAAGGATGCCTTGACTTCTGTATATGGAAGTTGGGTTCCAAAGGACAGAATTTTACAAACGAATGTTTGGTCTTCTGAACTTTCAAAACTTACAGCTAACGCATTTCTTGCACAACGTATTTCTTCAATCAATGCGATGTCAGCACTTTGTGAAGAAACAGAAGCTGATGTAGATGAAGTAGCTAAAGCTATCGGTATGGATACGCGTATTGGAGCTAAGTTCTTGAAATCATCTGTAGGTTTTGGAGGCTCATGTTTCCAAAAAGATATCTTAAATCTTGTGTACATTGCTAAATCTTATGGTTTGCAGGAGGTTGCAGACTATTGGGAGCAAGTGATTATTTTGAATGATTACCAAAAGCGTCGTTTTGCAGATAAGATTATCAGAGAATCTTATAATACTGTAAATGGGAAAAGAATAGCATTCTTCGGATGGGCATTCAAAAAGGATACAAATGATACACGTGAGTCTGCAGCTATCTATGTAGCAGATTATTTACTTGATGAGCAAGCTGATATTGTTGTTTATGATCCAAAAGTATCAACAGAGCAAATCTATGCAGACTTAGAATATTTGAATACACATTCTGCAGAAGAGATCAGGTCTAGAGTAAAAGTAGTATCTTCTCCTTATGAAGCAGTTGAAAAAGCACATGCGGTAGCAGTGCTTACTGAGTGGGATGAGTTCGTTACTTATGATTGGGAAAAAATTTATGACGAAATGCTTAAGCCTGCTAATGTTTTTGATGGTAGAAATATTTTAAAGAAAGACCAATTAGAAGGACTTGGTTTTAAGGTGTTTAATATTGGTAAGTAG
- the gmd gene encoding GDP-mannose 4,6-dehydratase yields MKKALITGITGQDGAYLAELLLEKGYEVHGIKRRASLFNTDRIDHLYQDPHEKDVRLKLHYGDLTDSMNLTRIIQEVQPDEIYNLGAMSHVRVSFDTPEYVGNVDGLGTLRILEAVRLLGLTEKTRIYQASTSELYGLVQEVPQKETTPFYPRSPYAVAKMYGYWITVNYREAYDMYACNGILFNHESPLRGETFVTRKITRAAARIALGLQETFYLGNLNSKRDWGHAKDYVKAMWLILQQEKPEDFVIATGITTTIRDFVRMAFTELGIELEFEGEGVEEIAKVKSCSNSEFKVKEGQVILKIDPRYFRPTEVDLLIGDPTKSQQKLGWELEYDLPALVKDMVQSDLRLFQKDQYLKDGGHDILNYYE; encoded by the coding sequence ATGAAAAAGGCACTTATTACAGGGATTACAGGTCAAGACGGCGCGTACTTGGCTGAACTACTTCTAGAAAAAGGTTATGAAGTTCATGGTATTAAAAGAAGAGCGTCTTTATTTAATACCGATAGAATTGATCATCTATATCAAGACCCTCATGAAAAAGATGTTCGTCTAAAGTTACATTATGGTGACTTGACAGACTCAATGAACTTAACTAGAATTATTCAAGAAGTTCAGCCTGATGAAATTTATAATTTAGGAGCTATGTCTCATGTTCGTGTAAGTTTTGACACTCCTGAATATGTAGGTAATGTAGACGGTTTGGGTACACTAAGAATCTTGGAAGCAGTTCGCTTGTTAGGATTAACTGAAAAGACTAGAATTTATCAAGCGTCTACTTCAGAACTTTATGGTTTAGTACAAGAAGTGCCTCAAAAAGAGACAACCCCTTTCTACCCTCGTTCACCTTATGCTGTGGCTAAAATGTATGGTTACTGGATTACAGTGAACTACAGAGAAGCGTATGATATGTATGCATGTAATGGTATTTTATTTAACCATGAGTCACCATTACGTGGAGAAACTTTTGTAACACGAAAGATTACACGTGCAGCGGCTAGAATCGCTTTAGGACTACAAGAAACATTCTACCTAGGAAACTTGAATTCGAAACGTGATTGGGGTCATGCTAAAGATTATGTAAAAGCAATGTGGTTAATTCTTCAGCAAGAGAAGCCTGAAGATTTTGTGATAGCAACTGGTATCACAACTACAATTCGTGATTTTGTGAGAATGGCATTTACAGAATTGGGTATAGAATTAGAATTCGAAGGTGAAGGAGTTGAAGAAATTGCAAAAGTTAAGTCCTGTTCAAATTCGGAATTTAAAGTTAAAGAAGGTCAAGTCATCTTGAAGATTGATCCACGCTATTTCCGTCCTACGGAAGTAGATCTTTTAATTGGTGATCCTACAAAGTCTCAACAAAAACTAGGTTGGGAATTGGAATATGATTTACCAGCTTTAGTGAAAGATATGGTACAGTCGGATTTGAGATTATTCCAAAAGGATCAATACCTAAAAGATGGTGGACATGATATCTTGAACTATTACGAATAA
- a CDS encoding helix-turn-helix domain-containing protein has translation MNFTNIFLLTGGLQAIILLMFFFVTKEKRTTNRLLAIMMLVCAVNCLVFGYTPLKSEKYYEYLVRFSFVISTTFFPSVYIYTKISLGKAKNFRNKDFKHYIPYFLFVFLGLPFFVIITSVWLKLTNWTYPEWTYNIVQISNAVLYWLLGFQGIFYSWKTYKLLNKIGKVDQSDQHSQSIQTWLNNLLLVSLLVLLVAAVKILTINGLGFGFLTPQTNYRLIPAMIMIYILTYKCISNPEIFKNKQLKVVSKPIAVMPIAEVINVERPILHIEEKEEVFSEEEKEKLKKYIETEKAYLNTKLGLQDLVDELGISRNRMSTLFQQTYKKKFYDVINNFRLDEAIRQLKEKENDHIKLEILAYQSGFHSKATFNKLFKEKMGQTPSAYRKEVRFSREKMA, from the coding sequence ATGAATTTTACTAATATATTTCTACTTACCGGAGGACTGCAAGCAATTATTCTATTGATGTTTTTCTTTGTGACCAAAGAAAAGCGGACAACCAATCGATTACTTGCGATCATGATGCTCGTCTGTGCAGTCAATTGTTTAGTTTTTGGTTATACTCCACTTAAGAGTGAGAAATACTATGAGTACTTAGTTCGCTTTAGTTTTGTGATCAGTACTACTTTTTTTCCTAGTGTTTATATCTACACTAAAATCTCTTTAGGAAAAGCTAAGAATTTCAGAAACAAAGACTTTAAACACTATATTCCTTACTTTTTATTTGTGTTTTTAGGTTTACCATTTTTTGTGATCATTACATCAGTATGGTTGAAATTGACGAATTGGACGTACCCAGAGTGGACGTATAACATCGTACAAATTTCAAACGCTGTACTTTATTGGTTACTAGGTTTTCAAGGGATATTTTATTCATGGAAAACGTATAAACTATTGAATAAGATAGGGAAGGTAGATCAGTCAGATCAACACAGTCAGAGTATCCAAACATGGTTGAATAATTTATTACTTGTTTCTCTACTTGTATTGCTTGTTGCTGCAGTTAAGATATTAACAATAAATGGGTTGGGTTTCGGTTTTCTTACTCCGCAAACGAATTATAGACTTATTCCGGCTATGATCATGATTTATATACTCACATATAAGTGTATATCAAATCCTGAGATATTCAAAAATAAGCAACTTAAAGTGGTATCTAAACCCATAGCTGTAATGCCAATTGCAGAAGTTATCAATGTAGAAAGACCTATTCTACATATTGAAGAAAAGGAGGAAGTATTTAGTGAAGAGGAAAAAGAGAAACTGAAAAAATATATAGAAACAGAGAAAGCTTATCTAAATACAAAGTTGGGCTTACAAGATTTGGTAGATGAGTTAGGGATTTCTAGAAACCGAATGTCAACACTTTTTCAGCAAACTTATAAGAAGAAATTCTATGATGTTATCAATAATTTTAGGCTAGATGAGGCAATTCGACAGCTAAAAGAAAAAGAAAATGATCATATAAAATTAGAAATTCTGGCGTATCAATCGGGTTTTCATTCTAAAGCCACCTTTAATAAGCTTTTTAAGGAAAAAATGGGGCAAACACCATCTGCTTATCGTAAAGAGGTGCGTTTTTCTAGAGAGAAAATGGCTTAA
- a CDS encoding nucleotide sugar dehydrogenase: MKGVKNICCIGAGYVGGPTMAVIALKCPHIKVNIVDINEERIAAWNGDDLDQLPIYEPGLKEIVAETRDRNLFFTTDIEKGIEEADLIFISVNTPTKTYGKGKGQAADLKYIELCARKIAEVAKEDKIVIEKSTLPVRTAEALKSILENTGNGVNFEILSNPEFLAEGTAVEDLLSPDRVLIGGDNTETGQAAKNALTEVYANWVPKERILQTNVWSSELSKLTANAFLAQRISSINAMSALCEVTEADVDEVAKAIGMDSRIGAKFLKSSVGFGGSCFQKDILNLVYIAKSFGLQEVADYWEQVIILNDYQKRRFADKIIKESYNTVNGKNIAFFGWAFKKDTNDTRESAAIYVADYLLDEQADIIVYDPKVSKEQIYADLEYLNTHSSEEIRARVKVVSSPYEAVEKAHAIAVLTEWDEFINYDWSKIYDAMLKPANVFDGRNILRKEELSEIGFKVFNIGK; encoded by the coding sequence ATGAAAGGAGTAAAGAATATTTGTTGTATTGGAGCAGGCTATGTAGGTGGTCCAACAATGGCTGTGATCGCATTAAAGTGTCCACATATTAAAGTAAATATAGTAGATATTAATGAAGAGCGTATTGCAGCATGGAATGGTGATGATCTGGATCAACTGCCAATTTATGAGCCAGGCCTTAAGGAAATAGTTGCAGAAACTCGTGATCGTAACTTATTCTTCACGACAGATATTGAAAAAGGGATTGAGGAAGCCGATTTGATTTTTATCTCAGTAAACACCCCTACCAAAACTTATGGTAAGGGTAAAGGTCAAGCTGCGGATTTGAAATACATTGAGCTATGTGCGCGTAAAATTGCAGAAGTAGCGAAGGAAGATAAAATCGTTATAGAAAAATCTACACTTCCTGTACGTACTGCAGAGGCTTTGAAGAGCATCCTAGAAAATACTGGAAATGGAGTGAACTTTGAAATTCTTTCTAACCCAGAGTTTTTAGCAGAAGGAACAGCGGTTGAAGATTTGTTAAGCCCTGATCGTGTTTTGATTGGTGGGGATAACACTGAAACAGGCCAAGCAGCAAAGAATGCATTAACTGAAGTTTATGCGAACTGGGTTCCAAAAGAACGAATTCTACAAACAAATGTTTGGTCTTCTGAGCTTTCAAAATTAACAGCTAATGCCTTTTTGGCACAGCGTATCTCTTCAATCAATGCGATGTCAGCTTTGTGTGAAGTGACTGAGGCAGATGTAGATGAAGTAGCGAAGGCAATCGGTATGGATTCACGTATCGGTGCTAAATTCTTAAAATCTTCTGTGGGATTTGGAGGATCATGTTTCCAAAAAGACATTTTGAACCTTGTTTATATTGCTAAATCTTTTGGCTTACAAGAAGTCGCAGACTATTGGGAGCAAGTAATCATTCTAAATGATTACCAAAAACGTCGTTTCGCAGATAAGATCATCAAAGAATCTTACAATACAGTAAACGGGAAGAATATAGCTTTCTTCGGTTGGGCATTTAAGAAAGATACCAATGATACTCGTGAATCAGCAGCTATTTATGTAGCCGATTACTTACTCGATGAGCAAGCAGATATTATTGTGTATGATCCGAAAGTATCTAAAGAGCAAATCTATGCAGATTTAGAGTACTTAAATACACACTCTTCAGAAGAAATCAGGGCTAGGGTAAAAGTAGTATCATCACCTTATGAGGCAGTAGAAAAAGCACATGCTATTGCTGTTTTGACAGAGTGGGATGAGTTTATCAATTATGATTGGTCGAAAATCTATGATGCAATGCTTAAACCAGCAAATGTTTTTGATGGACGCAATATTCTTCGAAAAGAAGAGTTAAGTGAGATTGGATTCAAGGTTTTTAATATTGGGAAATAA